From the genome of Anopheles moucheti chromosome 3, idAnoMoucSN_F20_07, whole genome shotgun sequence, one region includes:
- the LOC128304646 gene encoding uncharacterized protein LOC128304646, whose translation MKSSSGFVLIFLLTGTTVVFSNIQHRNPFEAVQGCLQYDNVPGYNDTLEYFATDNFRHVGRTHTSKYIRVGMVGPSDGIIRFGKFRYPYGESVSEICLSGLSEQKSEINRHTRTSNSEYINTLLKTQMTPDVLSKTRPMMFRLEVFDNGNVLLTKDGEKRPFLEFNDNHSRLDLDYIAFTKWNYDLFYYYDCPLNTDSNSIDDTVLLKCNLA comes from the exons ATGAAATCTAGCTCAGGGTTTGTACTTATCTTCCTCCTAACTGGTACTACGGTTGTCTTCAGCAACATCCAACATCGTAACCCTTTCGAAG CGGTACAGGGATGCCTACAGTATGACAACGTGCCCGGCTACAACGATACATTGGAATACTTTGCGACGGACAACTTTAGACATGTTGGCCGTACGCACACCTCAAAGTATATTCGTGTAGGGATGGTGGGACCCTCCGACGGTATCATACGTTTCGGAAAATTTCGTTATCCCTACGGAGAGAGTGTGTCGGAAATTT GTCTTTCCGGCCTGTCCGAACAAAAGTCGGAAATAAATCGCCATACTCGTACCAGCAATAGTGAGTACATCAACACACTGCTAAAGACACAAATGACACCAGACGTGCTGTCCAAAACACGTCCCATGATGTTCCGTTTGGAAGTGTTCGATAATGGTAACGTACTGCTGACGAAGGATGGCGAGAAGCGACCATTCCTGGAGTTCAACGATAATCACAGCAGGTTGGATTTGGACTACATAGCGTTTACCAAGTGGAACTATGATCTTTTCTATTACTATGACTGTCCATTAAATACTGATTCCAATAGCATTGACGACACGGTACTGCTTAAGTGCAATTTGGCTTAA